The genomic window CACGCGCGGATCGAGCAGCAAATAGATGATATTCACCAGCAAATTGATGCAAATAAACACCAGCACGATCATCATCAGATACGCCACCATGATTGGCCGGTCGAGGACATTGATACTGTCGATGATGAGTTTGCCCATACCGGGCCAGGCGAAAATGCTCTCCGTCACCACCGTGATCATGATATTTTTTTAGAACATGTACGCCAATAACCCGGGTTTCCGTTAGCCCGCACGCGCGGGTATAGCGGATATAATCCTGCGACAACACTTCCTGCACGCCTGCGCGGGTCAAGCGCATCACCAGCGACAAATTGATCGCCAGCAGAATGAGGTGTTGCCAACCGTCCAGAGTGAGAAATAACCACTGGGCGTGCAGCAATGTCACGGTCGCGCCGCGGCCGCTTGATGGCAGCCAGCCGAGCTGAACGGCGAAAACCATAATCAGCATCAGACCGACCCAGAACGTCGGCAGCGAAAAGCCGAGAATCCTGCCGGCCATCAGCAGTTTCGCCAGCGGGCTTTGGGGCCGCAGCTCGGCGTACAGGCCAAGAGGGATACCGATAATCACCTAAAAAATCATGGCGGTGACCTACAGCTCAAAGGTGGCGGGAAAGCGCTGCAAAATAACTTGTAGCGCCGGCTGGCTATAGACATAGCTGTCGCCCAGATTGCCGTGCAGCGCACCGTTGATGAACGCCAGATATTGCCGCTACAGCGGCTGGTCCAACCCCAATTAGTGAATGACTCTCAGCCGCTCGGCCTGATCGGCGTCCAGCGAAATCAGGATGTCCACCGGATTGCCTATCATATTGACGCCGATAAAGACGATGATGGTCATGATCCCCTGTGCTATGGACGGTGCGATATAACTGCCCCCCGGTGCGCCCATGACTACAAAGGGTTTGCCCTCGCTGAACACGATGGTCGGTGCGGCGGAGCTGGCCCGCCGTTTACCCGGCGCGATAGAGGCCGCGCGGCCGGGACGTGGGTCGAAACGGCTCATGGTGCCGTTATACATAAAGCCGAGCCTCTCGGTAATGGCGCCGGACGGACTGCCCAGCGTATGAGTCAGGGCCACCGCGTTGCCGTCGCGGTCCACCACCGAAATATGGATGGTGTCGCGACTGATGCCGTTGTCCGGCCGGATGACGGTGGCGCGCTAACCGGCAATGAGTGATAAACCCGCCCTGCGCCGCCATATCCGGTGCGATCTCCCGGGCGATCGCACCGGTGTAAAACGATTCAGGTCCCTCCTCGGCCAGACGCTCCAGCGTGCGGATCAGATCGGGATTGCTGATAATTTGATCGGGTCTTTTCAATGACCCATCCACGTTAAAATAGACCCGGCGGCCGGTGGAGGTCAGCGCCAATTTGCCGCGGGTATTCACCTGGCCGGCAGCCTGCTGATCCAGATACCAATAGCTATACACGTGCGGGCGCACCATAAAACCGCGGCGCGCCTGGTCTATCGCCGGTGCCATCACATCCCGCCAGTCAAAGGTGCCGTAACGGCTGAGCGCCTGGGCATAGCCCTTCACGCTACCCGGCGTACACACCGCCTGATAGCCGATTTCATTGCGATGGTCGTCGAGCAGAAAAGCGAAACCATCGCGGGACTGGCCGCTCATTAACGGCAGCCACATGTCTTCAGTTACCGCCGAGCCGGCGCGGGCATAGAATTCCAGCACCTCATGCACGCGCCGCCTTCTGCTGTTGACGTCGCTGCGACAGCGCGTCGGCAAGAAAATCCTTCACCCTGTCGAGCACTTTGATGCGATCGTGCGCGACGCCGGGCGTATAATGCCGCGATCCCTCTTTATGGGTTATCTCCCAGGTTTCCAGATCGGCGGCGCCCACCACCATTTGCACCTGCGCGGCGGCATCGAAGGTCACGCCGAATAGCGCCGGCAGATTGCGGATGCCGACCCACCAATCCCGGTCGGGATCCAGCAGCGTCACCGATCCCGGCGCACTGATGGACGCCGCCCACAGGCGCTGCGGATGTAATAGGGTGAAACGGTGGCTGAAATGACCGCCGCCGGAGAAACCGAAAATGGCGAACTGCTGCCAGTCCTGGCGGTATTTTTCCTCCACCTCCGCTACCATCTCCAGCAACAGCAACAGCAGGTCGTAGCGAATATCGCCCTCGATAAGATATTTGTAACCGCTGCGGGCGCCGTCGCCGCATACCCCTACCGGGAAGATCGGGCACAGTACCGCGCAGCGGTTCCAGCGGCGTGCCGTCGGCGACGCACGGCGGCACATACAGGCAGTATTGAAAACGGGGATCGGCGCGGGCGGCGGCGCCCCCAAACAGATCGGGTTTCATGCTTCACTCACTCCCATGGCCAAGGTGTATTGATCCGCGCGCGGGGTGTAATTGACTCCCTTGCGCGCCCCCACCGCCACTGCCTCGAAATGCAACGGCAAAATAGCGTGATCGGTAAACAGCAGGTGCAAAATCTCGGCCAGCAGCGCATTGCGCTTGCAGTCGTCCATGGTGGCTTTGGCTATGAGAAGCTTTTCGTCCACCACTGGATTGGAATAACGGCCGTAATTACTGCTGCCCATGCCCTTTGACTTGTCGTAAGTGGCGGTGATCGGATTGGACGTTTCGCCGGTATTCACCCCCCCCCCCCCGGATGCCAGCGACACGCTAAATTCCGCCTTGCTGATGTGCACGGAATAGACCGACCAGGGCATCACATCCACCTGCGTCTTTACACCGATACGGCTGAACATTTGCGCAATCGCCTGGACGATTTTGGAGTCGTTGATATAGCGGTCGTTAGAGCCGTGTAGCGTAAGCTGGAAACCCTCGGGATAGCCGGCCTCCGCCAACAACGCCTTAGCCGCAGCCGGATCATAGCTATCCACCTGAATATCTGACGAGGTACCGGGCGCGCCGTTCGGCAAAAACTGCGCCGCCGGTTGGGCATTACCGTCCATGACCTGTTTGACAATCCCGGCCCGGTTGATGGCCAGCGACAGCACGCGGGGTTCTTTCAGCGGGTTTTTCTCCAGCGGCTGGCCGGATGGGCTTTTGATAAACGGTGTCACCTCGCGCTGCTGATCCATCGCCAGATAGACCACCCGGCTGGAAATACCGCGCTGAATATGAAAGCGGCCGGAGGACTCGACCTGCTTGATGCCGTGATAGGGCATCTCTTCAATCAGATCGAAACTGCCGGATAGCAATGCCGCCAGGCGGGCTGCCTCGTCGGAAATAACCAGCGTTCGACCTGCTCATATGGGAACGCCTCCCCCCAATAATGCTCGTTGCGTTTCAGCACCACCTTATTTCCGGGCACATACTCCACCAGCACAAACGGCCCGGTGCCGATGGCGGCCTTACCATTGTTGAAATCGCTGCTCGGGGCGTCCTTATACTTCGCAGCGATGATGCGAATGCGGCTCAGGGAATTCGGCAGCAGGATCCAGCGCGTGGGTTTCAATCAGCAGTTGGTTGTTTTCCCCGGCGGCCATGGATTTGATGGTCTGGGTGTAGGTACGAAAAGAGGCGGTGCTCGGCAGGTTGGTGGCCCGGTTAATGGAGGCAATAATATCGTCTGCCGTTAACGGCGCGCCGTCGGAAAACGTCATATCGGGACGCAACTGGAATACCCAGTGGGTATCGTCCACGATTTTCCAGGAGGACGCCAGACCGGGCACCGACTGGGATTTGGCGTCGTTAACCACCAGCGAGTCGAAAATGTGGGTCGCCAGGTCATTATTGGGCGCGTTACTTTGCAAATGCGGGTCGACGGTGGTCGGCGCTGCCGACAGCGCGATGCGCAGCGTTTTGCTGGGCGCCGCCCATAATCGGCCGGGCAGGCTGACCAGAGACAACGATTCCAGCCCGGCCAGGGCGCCCTTCAGTACTGTCCGCCGCTGCAGTGGTTTGTCAAACATAACGCTCCCCTCTGATTGCCATAGGTGCCGGCGCCGTCAGACGCCGGGGATAAATGGATAGGCGTTCGCGCCTTAACGACGGCGGATATTGCGCGCCATGGTGAAACCATCACGGCGCGGCTCAAGCGTTAAGCCGGCGCGAATGCCCCAGGAGGATTTGAGGAAAAACAGCGGGATCACCGCCTGATCCTCGAGGGTCATCCGGGTGGCCTGCAGCAGTAATTTCTCATTCTCGGCTTCTTCAAAGGTGGTTTGCGAAGCATCGATCACCTTATCGATAGCCGGATTGGAGTACTGGCCGCGGTTATTGATGCCAAGCCCCTTGGCTTTGTCATAGGTTTCGACGGTGGTGATAAGGAAATTGGTGCTGCTGCCGGTGGGCGTCCCGTACAGCACCATATACATCGAGAAACCCGGTCCGCCGTTGGCGCCGCCGCTGGTGGCGCGCTTAAAGAAGATCGAGCTGGGCATGGTTTCCACGCGCGTGGTGATGCCCACCGCCGTCAGCATCGCCGCGACCGCCTGACAGGTCTGTGCGTCGCCGGCGAACCGATCGTTATAGCAATGGAGGGTCAACCGGAAGCCCTGCGGATAACCGGGGCATCCTTAAGCAATTGCCGCGCGCGGGCGGGATCATAGCGAGGCAGGGCGATGCCTGGATCATAACCTTTCATCCCCTCCGGCACCAGCTGGCCAGTAGGGGTGGCCGCGCCCTGCATAATCCAGCTTGCCAGTCCGTCGCGGTTGATGACAAGCGTCAGGGCCTGCCGCACCTGCGGGTTTTTAAACGGATTACCCAGCAGCGGCGAACCGTCGTTGGCGGTAATAAACGGAGAAACGTCGTAGTAACGGTCCGGCGCCAGAAACGCGTTGAACACCGAGGTGTCCTCTACCAGCGCAGTGTCTTGATTAGCAGTGATACGCTTGCTCAGATTGCCCGGCACCTGGTCGATAACGTCCACATCGCCGGATAACAGCGCCGCGCGGCCGCCGTTGAAATCCGCCGCCGTCGCCCCTTTCGCCGCCACGGATACCATGCCGATGGAGGTCAAATTCCAGGGCAGCAACGATGTCGGCTGCCGGGTGGTTCCTGACCCGATGCGCGTCCAGCACCTCTACCTTGACGATATCTTTTAAATAACCACGGTAGGTGCGCAATCCGTCCAACGTTAAGCCGCGGCGCAGGGAAAACATCACATCCTCGGCGGTAAAAGGCTGGCCGTTGCTGAACTTCACGCAGGGTAAGCTCCCAGGTGACGGGGTCTATATTTTTCCACGCGGTCGCCAGCCACGGCTGCGGCTTGAGGTAGCGATCTTGATAGATAAGCGCCTCGTAAACCTGCAAATCGTCGGCGCGGACGGCGGCACCCCACAGCAGCACCAGCGCCGCTACACCTGTAATAGCTCTTTTCATCAGGGTCTCT from Sodalis glossinidius str. 'morsitans' includes these protein-coding regions:
- a CDS encoding gamma-glutamyltransferase, which encodes MHEVLEFYARAGSAVTEDMWLPLMSGQSRDGFAFLLDDHRNEIGYQAVCTPGSVKGYAQALSRYGTFDWRDVMAPAIDQARRGFMVRPHVYSYWYLDQQAAGQVNTRGKLALTSTGRRVYFNVDGSLKRPDQIISNPDLIRTLERLAEEGPESFYTGAIAREIAPDMAAQGGFITHCRLARHRHPAGQRHQSRHHPYFGGGPRRQRGGPDSYAGQSVRRHYREARLYV
- a CDS encoding ABC transporter substrate-binding protein; protein product: MLSGSFDLIEEMPYHGIKQVESSGRFHIQRGISSRVVYLAMDQQREVTPFIKSPSGQPLEKNPLKEPRVLSLAINRAGIVKQVMDGNAQPAAQFLPNGAPGTSSDIQVDSYDPAAAKALLAEAGYPEGFQLTLHGSNDRYINDSKIVQAIAQMFSRIGVKTQVDVMPWSVYSVHISKAEFSVSLASGGGGVNTGETSNPITATYDKSKGMGSSNYGRYSNPVVDEKLLIAKATMDDCKRNALLAEILHLLFTDHAILPLHFEAVAVGARKGVNYTPRADQYTLAMGVSEA
- a CDS encoding ABC transporter substrate-binding protein, producing the protein MKPTRWILLPNSLSRIRIIAAKYKDAPSSDFNNGKAAIGTGPFVLVEYVPGNKVVLKRNEHYWGEAFPYEQVERWLFPTRQPAWRHCYPAVSI
- a CDS encoding ABC transporter substrate-binding protein — protein: MFDKPLQRRTVLKGALAGLESLSLVSLPGRLWAAPSKTLRIALSAAPTTVDPHLQSNAPNNDLATHIFDSLVVNDAKSQSVPGLASSWKIVDDTHWVFQLRPDMTFSDGAPLTADDIIASINRATNLPSTASFRTYTQTIKSMAAGENNQLLIETHALDPAAEFPEPHSHHRCEV
- a CDS encoding ABC transporter substrate-binding protein — translated: MLPWNLTSIGMVSVAAKGATAADFNGGRAALLSGDVDVIDQVPGNLSKRITANQDTALVEDTSVFNAFLAPDRYYDVSPFITANDGSPLLGNPFKNPQVRQALTLVINRDGLASWIMQGAATPTGQLVPEGMKGYDPGIALPRYDPARARQLLKDAPVIRRASG